A genomic region of Arcobacter sp. LA11 contains the following coding sequences:
- the nth gene encoding endonuclease III: MRKKTIMTTKTFLNILEILQNNIPSNSPSNILKNSFERNPYTILMATLLSLRTKDENTAQVCGNLFNPAISPKELLEIPIEKLEQIVRPTGMYRKKAQVLREVSLNLIERFDSQVPNTKEELLSLKGVGEKTANIVLNNAFDIPTIAVDTHVHRLPNLWKFIDTKSEKETFKALCKKVPKEFWNRLNFTLVSFGQTICLPRNPNCEQCPVQNYCDETKSKND; this comes from the coding sequence ATGAGAAAGAAAACAATTATGACAACAAAAACCTTCTTAAATATTTTAGAAATACTACAAAACAATATACCTTCAAACAGTCCAAGTAATATTTTAAAAAATAGTTTTGAAAGAAATCCATATACTATTCTTATGGCTACACTTTTAAGTCTTAGAACAAAAGATGAAAATACTGCTCAAGTATGTGGTAACCTTTTTAATCCTGCAATAAGTCCTAAAGAATTACTTGAAATCCCAATAGAAAAATTAGAACAAATTGTACGACCTACGGGTATGTATCGTAAAAAGGCACAAGTATTAAGAGAAGTCTCTTTAAACCTGATTGAACGATTTGATAGTCAAGTTCCCAATACAAAAGAAGAGTTATTAAGTCTAAAAGGTGTAGGTGAGAAAACAGCTAATATTGTTTTAAATAATGCTTTTGATATTCCTACGATTGCTGTAGATACTCATGTACATCGTTTGCCAAACTTATGGAAGTTTATTGATACAAAGAGTGAGAAAGAAACCTTTAAAGCCTTATGTAAAAAAGTACCTAAAGAGTTTTGGAACCGTTTAAATTTTACACTAGTTAGTTTTGGACAAACTATTTGTTTACCTAGGAATCCAAACTGTGAACAATGCCCTGTTCAAAACTACTGTGATGAAACAAAGAGTAAAAATGATTAA
- the modB gene encoding molybdate ABC transporter permease subunit yields the protein MIDILSALDFEPFLLSFKLAGVTTLILFILSLPLAWYLSQTKSKIKPVIEALTALPIVLPPSVLGFYILVTLSANSPIGAFFEEVFDIKLVFNFTSLVIASCFYSLPFMVQPLQGGFESLNKNMLEASFLSGKGKIETVLKVALPNIKPALLTAIIVTFAHTVGEFGVVLMVGGSIPGETKVASVAIYEMVEILDYQAAHIYSAIMIILSFIVLLSVYIINGRLNKKFGV from the coding sequence ATGATTGATATTTTAAGTGCTCTAGATTTTGAACCTTTTTTACTATCTTTTAAACTAGCAGGAGTTACTACTTTGATTTTATTTATACTAAGTCTTCCTCTAGCTTGGTATTTATCACAAACCAAATCAAAAATAAAACCAGTCATAGAAGCTCTTACTGCACTTCCTATTGTACTGCCTCCTTCTGTACTTGGATTTTATATCTTAGTTACACTATCAGCAAACTCTCCAATAGGAGCCTTTTTTGAGGAAGTATTTGATATAAAACTTGTTTTTAACTTCACTTCACTTGTAATAGCTAGTTGTTTTTACAGTCTTCCCTTTATGGTTCAACCTCTGCAAGGTGGCTTTGAATCACTAAATAAAAATATGTTAGAAGCAAGTTTTTTAAGTGGAAAAGGAAAAATAGAAACTGTTTTAAAAGTAGCCTTACCAAATATAAAACCAGCACTTCTAACAGCTATCATCGTAACCTTTGCCCATACAGTTGGAGAGTTTGGAGTTGTTCTAATGGTAGGAGGAAGTATTCCAGGAGAAACAAAAGTAGCTTCAGTTGCAATATATGAAATGGTAGAAATTTTAGATTATCAAGCAGCTCACATATATAGTGCTATTATGATAATACTAAGCTTCATAGTCCTTCTTAGTGTTTATATAATAAATGGAAGACTAAATAAGAAGTTTGGAGTATAA
- a CDS encoding molybdopterin-binding protein, with protein sequence MTNLIATIKEIETIDSLNIVSFDFFGTPLTMMSLELKDEVQIGKKVILGIKPTTIAIAKNFSGEISYSNQIESAIQSIEIGKLLCSIKLISKGTTFESIITSKSAKKLDLKENDNVTAFIKASEISISKVLDD encoded by the coding sequence ATGACTAATCTAATAGCAACAATAAAAGAGATAGAGACAATAGATAGCTTAAATATAGTAAGTTTTGATTTTTTTGGTACGCCATTAACTATGATGAGTTTAGAACTTAAAGATGAGGTACAAATTGGTAAAAAAGTAATTTTAGGAATAAAACCAACGACAATAGCTATTGCTAAAAACTTTAGTGGAGAAATAAGCTATTCAAACCAAATAGAAAGTGCTATACAATCAATAGAAATAGGTAAACTCTTATGTTCTATAAAGCTAATCTCAAAAGGAACAACTTTTGAATCAATCATCACATCAAAATCTGCTAAAAAACTAGACTTAAAAGAAAATGATAATGTAACTGCATTTATCAAAGCGAGTGAAATTTCAATATCAAAGGTTTTAGATGATTGA
- the modA gene encoding molybdate ABC transporter substrate-binding protein codes for MIRKILLITLFLVGSLFAEKINIAVAANVSYAINDLIKEFNKTNPDTKVRVTLGSSGKLTAQIKHGAPYDLFMSANMKYPDSLYKDNITITKPLVYAQGSLAILSSKPRDFSKGFNLLKEDSIKRIAVANPKTAPYGIATKQALENANIYKTLKKKFIYGESISQTVSYTVTAADIGFIAKSSLYSPKMSKYKEDINWISLDTKLYTPISQGIVILKKAKNNKEVRAFYDFILSNKAKKIFKDFGYIVND; via the coding sequence ATGATTAGAAAGATATTACTTATTACTCTATTTTTAGTAGGCTCTTTATTTGCCGAAAAAATAAATATAGCTGTTGCAGCAAATGTATCTTATGCAATAAATGATTTGATAAAAGAGTTTAATAAAACAAATCCAGATACAAAAGTAAGAGTTACACTTGGAAGTAGCGGAAAGCTAACTGCACAAATAAAACATGGAGCACCATATGACCTGTTTATGTCAGCAAATATGAAATATCCAGATAGCTTATATAAAGACAATATTACTATTACCAAACCACTTGTATATGCACAAGGAAGTTTAGCAATTTTATCTTCTAAACCAAGAGATTTCTCAAAAGGATTTAATCTTTTAAAAGAAGACTCAATAAAAAGAATCGCTGTTGCAAATCCTAAAACAGCTCCATATGGAATAGCTACAAAACAAGCTTTAGAAAATGCAAATATATATAAAACTCTTAAAAAGAAGTTTATCTATGGCGAGTCTATCTCTCAAACTGTTTCGTATACAGTTACGGCTGCTGATATAGGTTTTATAGCTAAGTCTTCACTCTATAGTCCTAAAATGTCTAAATATAAAGAAGATATAAACTGGATAAGTCTTGATACAAAGCTTTATACTCCTATTAGTCAAGGGATTGTAATACTAAAAAAAGCAAAGAATAACAAAGAAGTAAGAGCTTTTTATGATTTTATATTAAGTAATAAAGCAAAAAAAATATTTAAAGATTTTGGATATATAGTAAATGACTAA
- a CDS encoding TOBE domain-containing protein: MNNLFDIDGNIWIKKDNRGFIGRGRVELLQNIQIYGSISKAAKHMKMSYKAAWDSVDIMNKLSQKPLVTKVTGGKGGGGTVITSHAKELIQAYEEISKLYKNYFQTLENSFNEQISDTSSQEPAFSRLCGTICMMKNIDENYEISIRLKSGQILTSIENKKFVIEKDFKVEDEINFLIETDNIILTKNNQINNSARNRIFGKVTSIHDDKINSNITINCGENDIIYSKITSSSCEKLELKVDDEVYASFKAYNVIIL; encoded by the coding sequence ATGAATAATTTATTTGATATAGATGGAAACATCTGGATAAAAAAAGACAATCGTGGATTTATTGGTCGTGGAAGAGTAGAACTTTTACAAAATATTCAAATATATGGTTCTATTTCAAAAGCTGCTAAACACATGAAAATGAGTTATAAAGCTGCATGGGATAGTGTGGATATTATGAATAAACTATCACAAAAACCTTTAGTTACAAAAGTAACTGGTGGAAAAGGTGGAGGTGGCACAGTTATAACTTCACACGCAAAAGAATTAATACAAGCCTATGAAGAAATATCAAAACTTTATAAAAACTACTTCCAAACTTTAGAAAACTCTTTTAATGAGCAAATAAGTGATACCTCATCACAAGAACCAGCATTTAGTAGACTCTGTGGAACAATTTGTATGATGAAAAATATTGATGAGAACTATGAAATATCTATAAGATTAAAATCAGGACAAATTCTTACATCAATAGAAAATAAAAAATTTGTAATAGAAAAAGACTTTAAAGTTGAAGATGAAATTAACTTCTTAATAGAGACTGATAACATCATACTTACTAAAAACAATCAAATAAATAATAGTGCAAGAAATAGAATATTTGGCAAAGTAACATCTATACATGATGATAAAATAAACTCAAATATAACTATAAACTGCGGAGAAAATGATATTATTTATTCAAAGATCACCTCATCAAGTTGTGAAAAACTTGAATTAAAAGTTGACGATGAAGTATATGCTTCATTTAAAGCATACAATGTAATCATATTATAA
- a CDS encoding YceI family protein, with protein sequence MKLIKLGLASLLASGALFAGTYKVDESHSNVGFKVKHMMISNTTGKFDKFSGSFEYDEKTKVLKSLNGNIQVKSINTENTKRDNHLRDSDFFAANKFPDIKFKLNKIDGDYAYGKLTIKDVTKDVKLDFENYGSVKDPWGNTRAGFALSGKLNRFDYGIKNNMLLEAGGLVVGEIVKLNIELEGIKTK encoded by the coding sequence ATGAAATTAATTAAATTAGGACTAGCTTCACTGTTAGCTTCGGGTGCATTATTTGCAGGTACATACAAAGTAGATGAGAGTCATTCAAATGTTGGTTTTAAAGTAAAACATATGATGATTTCCAATACAACTGGTAAATTTGATAAGTTTTCTGGCTCATTTGAATATGATGAAAAAACAAAAGTTTTAAAATCTCTAAATGGTAATATCCAAGTAAAATCTATAAATACGGAAAATACAAAAAGAGACAATCACTTAAGAGATTCAGATTTCTTTGCAGCAAATAAGTTTCCAGATATAAAATTTAAACTAAATAAAATTGATGGAGATTATGCTTATGGAAAACTTACTATAAAAGATGTTACAAAAGATGTAAAACTTGATTTTGAAAACTATGGTTCTGTTAAAGACCCTTGGGGGAATACAAGGGCAGGTTTTGCACTAAGTGGAAAATTAAATAGATTTGATTATGGAATTAAAAACAACATGTTATTAGAAGCAGGAGGACTTGTTGTAGGAGAAATAGTAAAATTGAACATAGAACTTGAAGGTATTAAAACAAAATAA
- a CDS encoding MarR family winged helix-turn-helix transcriptional regulator, which yields MDVEKLKEGIIFHKKNSPKTYKKDIDLGVPIFVLHKNIINGIDRILNKKYEMTNIELDVLSSLVLGGGDECILSPTQLYDRLVFSSGGMTKVLKKLELKEFITRVENSEDKRSKLVKLTSKGREICDKALKEVVTYECQYFECLEKGEKENLKSILFKVLENN from the coding sequence ATGGATGTAGAAAAATTAAAAGAAGGAATTATTTTTCATAAAAAGAATTCCCCAAAAACTTACAAAAAAGATATAGACCTAGGTGTTCCTATTTTTGTATTACACAAAAATATTATTAATGGAATAGATAGAATATTAAATAAAAAATATGAAATGACAAATATAGAACTAGATGTTTTATCATCATTAGTTTTAGGTGGAGGAGATGAATGTATATTGTCCCCTACTCAACTTTATGATAGACTTGTTTTTTCTTCAGGTGGTATGACTAAGGTTTTAAAAAAACTAGAGCTAAAAGAATTTATTACACGTGTTGAAAATAGTGAAGATAAAAGAAGTAAGCTTGTAAAACTTACATCAAAAGGTAGAGAAATTTGTGATAAAGCACTTAAAGAAGTTGTAACTTATGAGTGTCAGTATTTTGAATGTCTAGAAAAAGGTGAAAAAGAAAATCTAAAAAGTATTCTTTTTAAAGTTTTGGAAAATAATTAG
- a CDS encoding arylamine N-acetyltransferase → MDKDKIVNGYLSALDIDNKISNIEDITKLIKAHLRTFPFSSMKVLLKEDISLELKDIYENIVVRKRGGYCYEHNKLFYEVLKNLGFEVEYYLARVVNNTDSIVPQTHRFTVLNFEDKRYLIDVGIGFRSPTSPVKFGKEVSSCLLGTYCIKEFDDKTFAMQLIQNDKPFIVTKFDLNKCYEVDFTLGHFYSHKNPEAVFVNNLVVSLMDNDAIYSLVNKNYLKIYKDKTEKIEINSLEQFQEILEHDLNSNFNLDEVVFLYEKYIEE, encoded by the coding sequence ATGGATAAAGATAAAATAGTAAATGGATACTTATCTGCATTGGATATAGATAATAAAATTTCAAATATTGAAGATATAACTAAGTTAATAAAAGCTCATCTAAGAACTTTCCCTTTCTCAAGTATGAAAGTTTTACTAAAAGAAGATATTTCTTTGGAGTTAAAAGATATTTATGAAAATATTGTTGTTAGAAAAAGAGGTGGATATTGTTACGAACACAATAAGCTTTTTTATGAAGTTCTAAAAAATTTAGGTTTTGAGGTAGAGTATTATTTAGCAAGAGTTGTTAACAATACTGATAGTATAGTCCCTCAAACACATAGATTTACGGTTTTAAACTTTGAAGATAAACGATATCTAATTGATGTAGGAATAGGATTCCGTTCTCCTACTAGTCCTGTGAAGTTTGGAAAAGAAGTCTCTTCTTGTTTGTTAGGAACTTATTGTATAAAAGAGTTTGATGATAAAACTTTTGCAATGCAATTAATACAAAATGACAAGCCCTTTATTGTGACAAAGTTTGATTTGAATAAATGTTATGAAGTTGACTTTACTTTAGGACATTTTTATTCACATAAAAATCCAGAAGCAGTTTTTGTAAATAATTTAGTTGTTTCATTGATGGATAATGATGCGATATATTCTTTAGTTAATAAAAATTATTTAAAAATTTATAAAGATAAAACTGAAAAGATTGAAATTAATAGTCTTGAACAATTTCAAGAAATATTAGAACATGATTTAAACTCAAATTTTAATCTTGATGAAGTTGTATTTCTTTATGAGAAATATATAGAAGAATAG
- a CDS encoding RluA family pseudouridine synthase, producing the protein MPFILKRFNAPKGEKIQLFLLKTLGYKPAIAHRLISRGRIFDSKHNSYLISQSIKEDSVYIALFEGHTRGLKPLHIFKDFAIFDKPSNLVIHPNSKKTEYSLLDEIRYHFGEKANQAHRIDAETSGLVLVGRHEKATNELAGMFETKDYKKSYLAIVEGKIEKDITIDKNLKKEGKNIGVRMATCENNEGKHSITHVKPISYNEEKDITLLELIPITGRQHQIRVHLNSIGHRILGDPIYGVDDMNAEAYLNKTLNNEDRIKATNSHRLWLHANYLEFEFQKVVYKIFSKNPEIYKEFNS; encoded by the coding sequence TTGCCATTTATATTAAAAAGATTTAATGCCCCTAAAGGCGAAAAAATTCAGCTATTTTTATTGAAAACTTTAGGCTACAAACCCGCTATAGCGCACCGTCTAATAAGTAGAGGTAGAATCTTTGATAGCAAACACAACTCTTACTTGATATCCCAATCAATAAAAGAAGACTCTGTTTATATTGCATTATTTGAAGGACACACACGAGGGTTAAAACCTTTACACATTTTTAAAGATTTTGCAATCTTTGATAAGCCATCGAATTTAGTAATTCATCCAAACTCAAAAAAGACAGAATATTCCCTTTTAGATGAGATAAGATACCACTTTGGAGAAAAAGCAAACCAAGCACATAGAATAGATGCTGAAACATCTGGACTAGTTCTTGTAGGTCGTCATGAAAAAGCAACAAATGAACTTGCCGGAATGTTTGAGACAAAAGATTATAAAAAATCTTATCTTGCAATAGTAGAAGGAAAAATTGAAAAAGATATTACAATAGACAAAAATCTAAAAAAAGAGGGTAAAAACATCGGTGTTAGAATGGCCACTTGTGAAAATAATGAAGGTAAACACTCAATAACGCATGTTAAACCTATTTCATATAATGAAGAAAAAGATATTACACTTTTAGAACTTATTCCAATTACAGGAAGACAACATCAAATTAGAGTTCATCTTAATTCTATAGGGCATAGAATTTTAGGAGACCCAATTTATGGAGTTGATGATATGAATGCAGAAGCATACTTAAATAAAACATTAAATAATGAAGATAGAATAAAAGCTACAAATTCGCATAGACTTTGGCTTCATGCAAACTATTTAGAGTTCGAATTTCAAAAAGTAGTATATAAAATATTTTCAAAAAACCCAGAGATTTACAAGGAATTTAATTCTTAA
- the purB gene encoding adenylosuccinate lyase — MVERYAREEMTQHWTQHARYAAWLEVEKAAVKAWNKLGLIPDDDCEKIVKNATFSVERIEEIEAVTKHDLIAFNTSVSESLGEESRWFHYGMTSSDAVDTGVALQMKNSLEIVIKDVKMLMESIKKRAEEHKMTLMVGRSHGIHGEPITFGLTLAVWYDEMARHLLNLEQTMDVIAVGQISGAMGNFAHAPLELEELAMTELGLKPEPCSNQVVHRDRYARLATALASMASSVEKFAVQVRHLQRTEVYEAEEFFAKGQKGSSAMPHKRNPILTENITGLARTIRAYAAPAMENVALWHERDISHSSNERFWLPDAFITTDFMLHRMNNVIANLTVMPENMIKNLNLTGGLVFSQRVLLELPKAGVSREDAYKIVQRNAMKVWEEIQQGKPTTNENGESLYLGHLLADDELRNSLSEEQIRECFNYDYYTKNVDAIFNRVFNK; from the coding sequence ATGGTTGAAAGATATGCCAGAGAAGAAATGACACAACATTGGACTCAACATGCAAGATATGCAGCATGGCTTGAAGTTGAAAAAGCAGCTGTAAAAGCTTGGAATAAATTAGGTCTTATTCCTGACGATGATTGTGAAAAGATTGTTAAAAATGCTACATTTTCAGTTGAAAGAATCGAAGAGATTGAAGCTGTTACAAAGCATGATTTAATCGCTTTCAATACAAGTGTAAGTGAAAGTCTTGGAGAAGAATCAAGATGGTTCCATTATGGTATGACAAGCTCAGATGCCGTTGATACAGGTGTTGCACTTCAAATGAAAAATTCACTTGAAATTGTTATAAAAGATGTAAAAATGTTAATGGAATCTATTAAAAAAAGAGCCGAAGAACATAAAATGACTCTTATGGTAGGAAGAAGTCACGGTATCCATGGTGAACCTATTACATTTGGTCTTACATTAGCTGTTTGGTATGATGAAATGGCTAGACACTTATTAAATTTAGAACAAACTATGGATGTAATTGCAGTTGGTCAAATTTCTGGTGCTATGGGTAACTTTGCCCACGCTCCTCTTGAACTTGAAGAATTAGCAATGACTGAATTAGGTTTAAAACCTGAACCTTGTTCAAATCAAGTAGTTCATAGAGATAGATATGCAAGATTAGCAACTGCTTTAGCTTCAATGGCTTCATCAGTTGAAAAATTTGCAGTTCAAGTTAGACATTTACAAAGAACAGAAGTTTATGAAGCTGAAGAGTTTTTTGCAAAAGGACAAAAAGGTTCTTCTGCTATGCCTCATAAAAGAAATCCTATTTTAACTGAAAATATTACAGGACTTGCAAGAACTATTAGAGCATATGCAGCTCCAGCTATGGAAAATGTTGCATTATGGCACGAAAGAGATATCTCTCACTCTTCAAATGAAAGATTTTGGCTTCCAGATGCATTTATTACAACTGATTTTATGCTTCATAGAATGAACAATGTAATTGCAAACTTAACTGTTATGCCTGAAAATATGATTAAAAATTTAAACTTAACTGGTGGTTTAGTTTTCTCTCAGAGAGTTTTACTAGAATTGCCAAAAGCTGGTGTAAGTAGAGAAGATGCATATAAAATTGTACAAAGAAACGCAATGAAGGTATGGGAAGAGATTCAGCAAGGTAAACCAACAACAAATGAAAATGGTGAATCTTTATATCTTGGACACTTATTAGCAGATGATGAGTTAAGAAACTCATTAAGTGAAGAACAAATTAGAGAGTGTTTTAATTATGATTATTACACTAAAAATGTTGATGCTATTTTTAATAGAGTTTTCAACAAGTAA
- a CDS encoding ribonucleoside-diphosphate reductase subunit alpha — MAIMIQKRNGRKEVLDITKIQKMTIEATADLDGVSQSELELDAQIKFIDGMGSADIQDALIKTAVEKIDIDVPNWTFAASRLFLFDLYHRVGKVTHGIKGEPYCHLKEYLKYGKDAGRLIPNLGEGYDLDDLNSHIDPSRDYLFNYLGIKTLYDRYLIKNKDGVPIELPQQMFMAIAMFLAQDEDDKQQKAKDFYDVVSKFEVMLATPTLSNARTNRHQLSSCYIGSTPDNIEGIFDSYHEMALLSKFGGGIGWDWNQVRALGGVIDDHKSAAGGTVPFLKIANDVAIAVDQLGTRKGAIAVYVEPWHMDIVDFIDLKKNSGEERRRAHDLFPSLWITDMFMERVLEDSHWTLFDPYEVKDLSELHGDAFRAKYIEYENDESITKDRMKAKDLWKKILTSYFESGSPFLCFKDTANRANPNGHVGHIRSSNLCTEIFQNTNPNHYKIKLEFIDGTIETYEEEDLIVVDGGIEKKANKVSALDSINGKRVFIVEKEKIDGDTAVCNLASINLSRINTKEDIERVVPIAVRMLDNVIDLNFYPLRKVKATNLKSRSIGLGVMGEAQMVAESKLVWGSNEHFKKIDSIMEAVSFNAIKSSSELGAEKGIYPTFEGSNWSKGIMPHDHTPQAVNALVDKDLFDAGYDWDALREQVKKDGMRNGYLMAIAPTSSISILVGTTQAIEPVYKRKWFEENLSGLIPVVVPKLSPETWAYYTPAYEVSQLDLIKAAAVRQKWIDQGQSTNIFMSLDKASGKHLHEIYTLAWKLGLKSTYYLRSQSPEAANDVEDRSMECSGCQ, encoded by the coding sequence ATGGCGATAATGATTCAAAAAAGAAATGGTAGAAAAGAAGTTTTAGATATTACTAAAATCCAAAAGATGACTATTGAAGCAACTGCAGATTTAGATGGTGTATCTCAAAGTGAATTAGAACTAGATGCTCAAATAAAGTTTATTGATGGAATGGGTTCAGCAGATATCCAAGATGCTTTAATTAAAACAGCAGTTGAGAAAATAGATATTGATGTTCCAAATTGGACTTTTGCAGCTTCAAGACTATTTCTATTTGATCTTTATCACAGAGTTGGAAAAGTAACTCATGGTATTAAAGGTGAACCTTATTGTCACTTAAAAGAGTATTTAAAATATGGAAAAGATGCAGGTAGACTAATCCCTAACTTAGGTGAAGGTTATGATTTAGATGATTTAAATAGCCATATTGACCCTTCAAGAGATTATCTTTTTAATTACCTTGGAATCAAAACTTTATATGATAGATATTTAATTAAAAACAAAGATGGAGTTCCTATTGAACTTCCTCAGCAAATGTTCATGGCAATCGCTATGTTCTTAGCACAAGATGAAGATGATAAACAACAAAAAGCAAAAGATTTTTATGATGTAGTTTCAAAATTTGAAGTTATGTTAGCAACTCCAACTTTATCAAATGCAAGAACAAATAGACATCAACTTTCTTCTTGTTATATTGGTTCAACACCAGATAATATTGAAGGTATTTTTGATTCTTACCATGAAATGGCACTACTATCTAAATTTGGTGGTGGTATTGGTTGGGATTGGAACCAAGTAAGAGCTTTAGGTGGTGTTATTGATGACCATAAATCAGCTGCTGGTGGTACAGTACCATTCTTAAAAATTGCAAATGATGTTGCAATTGCAGTTGACCAACTAGGTACAAGAAAAGGTGCAATTGCAGTTTATGTTGAACCTTGGCATATGGATATAGTTGATTTCATCGACTTAAAGAAAAATTCTGGTGAAGAAAGAAGAAGAGCTCATGATTTATTCCCTTCTTTATGGATTACAGATATGTTTATGGAGAGAGTTTTAGAAGATTCTCACTGGACTTTATTTGACCCTTATGAAGTAAAAGATTTATCTGAACTTCATGGAGATGCATTTAGAGCAAAATATATTGAGTATGAAAATGACGAATCAATCACAAAAGATAGAATGAAAGCAAAAGATTTATGGAAAAAAATCTTAACTTCATATTTTGAATCTGGTTCTCCTTTTCTTTGTTTCAAAGATACTGCAAATAGAGCAAATCCAAACGGACACGTAGGACATATTAGATCTTCTAATCTTTGTACAGAGATTTTCCAAAATACAAATCCAAACCACTATAAAATCAAACTAGAGTTTATAGATGGAACAATTGAAACTTATGAAGAAGAAGATTTAATTGTTGTTGATGGTGGAATTGAAAAGAAAGCAAATAAAGTTTCTGCACTTGACTCAATCAATGGAAAAAGAGTATTTATTGTTGAAAAAGAGAAAATAGATGGTGATACTGCTGTATGTAATTTAGCATCAATTAACCTTTCAAGAATTAATACTAAAGAAGATATAGAAAGAGTTGTTCCAATCGCTGTTAGAATGTTAGATAACGTTATTGATTTAAATTTCTATCCTCTTAGAAAAGTAAAAGCTACAAACTTAAAATCAAGATCAATTGGTCTTGGTGTTATGGGTGAGGCTCAAATGGTAGCAGAGAGCAAGCTTGTTTGGGGAAGTAATGAGCACTTTAAAAAGATTGACTCTATTATGGAAGCAGTTTCATTTAATGCAATCAAGTCTTCATCTGAATTAGGAGCTGAAAAAGGTATCTATCCTACATTTGAAGGTTCTAATTGGTCAAAAGGTATTATGCCACATGATCATACTCCACAAGCTGTAAATGCACTTGTAGACAAAGATTTATTTGATGCAGGATATGATTGGGATGCGTTAAGAGAGCAAGTTAAAAAAGATGGTATGAGAAATGGTTATCTTATGGCAATTGCTCCTACTTCATCTATCTCTATTTTAGTTGGAACTACGCAAGCTATTGAACCAGTTTATAAAAGAAAATGGTTTGAAGAGAACTTATCAGGACTTATTCCTGTAGTTGTTCCAAAGCTATCTCCAGAGACTTGGGCTTACTATACTCCTGCATATGAAGTTAGTCAATTAGACTTAATCAAAGCAGCAGCAGTAAGACAAAAATGGATTGACCAAGGTCAGTCTACAAATATCTTTATGTCTTTAGATAAAGCAAGTGGTAAACACTTACATGAAATCTATACATTAGCTTGGAAGCTTGGATTAAAATCGACTTACTATTTAAGAAGTCAATCTCCAGAAGCTGCAAATGATGTAGAAGATAGAAGCATGGAATGTTCAGGTTGTCAATAA